A single window of [Clostridium] hylemonae DSM 15053 DNA harbors:
- a CDS encoding isochorismatase family protein has protein sequence MAENKEYKFVDHYEFDEELLKRAFAEARKIYKERGFMRKMGFGKAPAITTVDMAKAWMSEGHVFTCDHSEEVCAEALKVLEAGRRSGVPIFHTTTGYIGEKQWDLPRWDEKIPMSALDINDDWLQIDPKLKPQPEEPVIHKKYASNFFGTHLAQTLNFLGVDTLIVMGATSCACVRHTVMDSTGYGFKTIVPEGTVGDRVPGVIEWNLFDMEAKFCDVVPVDEVVQYLEGIDASVYRKHERLYDK, from the coding sequence ATGGCAGAAAATAAAGAGTATAAGTTTGTGGATCATTATGAGTTTGATGAGGAACTGCTTAAGCGGGCGTTTGCAGAAGCAAGAAAAATATATAAAGAACGCGGTTTTATGAGAAAGATGGGCTTTGGAAAGGCGCCTGCCATAACGACGGTGGATATGGCAAAAGCGTGGATGAGCGAAGGGCACGTATTTACGTGTGACCATTCAGAAGAGGTGTGCGCGGAAGCGCTTAAGGTTCTGGAAGCCGGAAGAAGATCAGGAGTGCCGATCTTCCACACGACGACCGGGTACATAGGGGAGAAGCAGTGGGATCTTCCGAGATGGGACGAAAAGATCCCGATGAGCGCGCTTGACATAAATGACGACTGGCTGCAGATAGACCCGAAGCTCAAGCCGCAGCCGGAGGAACCGGTCATCCATAAAAAATATGCATCTAACTTTTTCGGGACACATCTTGCACAGACGTTGAATTTCCTGGGTGTTGATACGCTGATCGTTATGGGAGCCACCTCATGTGCCTGCGTGCGCCATACGGTCATGGATTCTACCGGATACGGCTTTAAGACTATCGTGCCGGAAGGAACAGTAGGCGACCGCGTGCCGGGAGTTATCGAGTGGAACTTATTTGACATGGAGGCAAAATTCTGTGACGTGGTGCCTGTAGATGAAGTTGTACAGTATCTGGAAGGCATCGACGCGTCTGTCTACCGGAAGCATGAAAGACTGTATGATAAATAG
- the hydA gene encoding dihydropyrimidinase — MRTLIRNGTVVTSVNEYEADIYIEDGIIKEIGKNISRDAEEIIHAEGKLIFPGGVDEHVHYGSFGGRLFETTDAAAAGGTTTIVDFAPQEKGVPLIDAIKKQAAKAQGTACVDFAFHGIIMDPKESVFEEIAQLPEVGVSTLKLFMAYKGTDFYSDDESILKAMMKARECGVTMMVHAENADIINVLQKKYLAEGHTEPVYHYYSRPPVAEEEATKRAIALARTADCPLYVVHVSVKEAMEAIREAYTQGYPVFGETCTHYLTLTTEYLAKPDFEGAKYVCAPPLRPQKHVDALWEAVQKGWLQAVGSDHCALEGGFETKKRGLGDFTKIPNGCPGVQDRLAMLWTEGVCKGRITRQKFIELFATMPAKVVGLYPQKGEIAAGSDADLVIFDPDYEGVIRNEDSLHGIDYSPFEGFPVKGRPEQVYLRGKKIAENGRFIGPKGEGKWQKCRPYAMCYDYFSLN; from the coding sequence ATGAGAACATTGATCAGAAATGGAACGGTTGTGACCTCTGTAAATGAGTATGAGGCGGATATCTATATTGAGGACGGTATTATAAAGGAGATCGGGAAAAACATAAGCCGGGACGCAGAAGAAATCATCCATGCAGAAGGGAAACTGATCTTCCCGGGCGGGGTGGATGAACATGTGCACTATGGATCATTCGGCGGCCGCCTCTTTGAGACGACAGATGCCGCAGCGGCCGGCGGCACGACGACGATCGTCGACTTTGCGCCGCAGGAAAAAGGAGTGCCGCTCATTGACGCGATCAAAAAGCAGGCGGCGAAGGCGCAGGGAACCGCCTGTGTCGACTTTGCCTTTCACGGGATCATCATGGACCCGAAAGAATCTGTGTTTGAGGAGATCGCGCAGCTTCCGGAAGTCGGCGTGTCAACACTTAAGCTTTTTATGGCATACAAGGGCACTGATTTTTATTCCGACGATGAATCTATATTGAAGGCCATGATGAAGGCCAGGGAATGCGGCGTCACAATGATGGTGCATGCAGAAAATGCGGACATCATCAATGTGCTGCAGAAAAAGTATCTTGCGGAGGGACATACGGAGCCGGTGTACCACTATTATTCCAGGCCGCCGGTGGCGGAAGAAGAGGCGACAAAGCGGGCCATCGCTCTGGCCAGGACGGCAGACTGCCCGCTCTATGTCGTCCACGTCAGTGTGAAAGAAGCGATGGAGGCCATCAGGGAGGCTTATACGCAGGGGTATCCTGTATTTGGGGAGACATGTACCCATTACCTCACTCTGACGACCGAGTATCTGGCAAAGCCGGACTTTGAAGGGGCAAAATATGTGTGCGCCCCGCCGCTTCGGCCGCAGAAACATGTGGACGCGCTTTGGGAGGCAGTACAGAAAGGATGGCTTCAGGCGGTCGGTTCCGACCACTGCGCGCTGGAGGGCGGTTTTGAGACAAAGAAAAGAGGACTCGGCGACTTTACAAAGATACCAAACGGATGTCCGGGCGTACAGGACCGTCTTGCGATGCTCTGGACGGAAGGGGTATGCAAGGGGCGGATCACCCGTCAGAAGTTTATAGAGCTTTTTGCCACCATGCCGGCGAAAGTGGTGGGACTTTACCCGCAGAAAGGGGAGATCGCCGCAGGTTCAGACGCAGATCTGGTAATATTTGATCCGGACTATGAGGGCGTTATCCGGAATGAAGACAGCCTGCACGGAATAGACTACAGTCCATTTGAAGGATTTCCGGTAAAAGGACGTCCGGAACAAGTATACCTCCGGGGAAAAAAGATTGCCGAAAACGGCAGATTTATCGGGCCGAAAGGTGAAGGAAAATGGCAGAAGTGCAGGCCGTACGCCATGTGTTATGATTATTTCTCCTTGAACTGA
- the grdG gene encoding sarcosine reductase complex component B subunit alpha: MKLELGKIFIHDVQFAERTYVENGTLYVCRQEIISLVLEDDRLVSADVDLAKPGESVRIAPVKDVIEPRVKVEGDGGLFPGIINKVRQVGAGRTHALVGAAVVTSGRIVGFQEGIIDMSGEAAKYTPFSRTNNVCVIFRAKEGIDAHEHETAGRLAGLKVAAYIGEAARELTPDEIVTYETKPYLEQIAEYPDLPKVGYIHMLQSQGLLHDTYYYGVDAKKFIPTFMYPTEIMDGAIVSGNCVAPCDKVTTFHHLNNPVIEDLYKQHGKDLNFIGVILTNENVFLADKERCSDMVGKLVEFLGLDGVIITEEGYGNPDTDLMMNCRKATAAGAKVVLITDEFPGRDGKSQSLADAVPEADTVVSCGQGNLIIHFPPMDKVIGTLEFVETMIGGYEGSLKPDGSIDAELQIIIASTIANGYNHLAARTY; this comes from the coding sequence GTGAAACTGGAACTGGGAAAAATATTTATTCATGATGTTCAGTTTGCAGAGCGGACTTATGTGGAGAACGGCACACTCTACGTATGCAGGCAGGAGATCATCAGCCTTGTGCTGGAGGACGACCGGCTCGTGTCGGCGGACGTGGATCTGGCGAAGCCGGGAGAGTCTGTGCGGATCGCGCCGGTGAAGGATGTCATTGAGCCCCGGGTAAAAGTGGAGGGAGACGGAGGGCTTTTTCCGGGAATCATTAACAAGGTCAGACAGGTCGGAGCGGGAAGGACGCATGCGCTCGTGGGGGCAGCGGTCGTCACGTCGGGAAGGATCGTAGGGTTTCAGGAAGGTATCATCGACATGTCCGGGGAGGCGGCAAAGTATACGCCGTTTTCCAGGACAAATAATGTGTGTGTCATTTTCCGGGCAAAAGAAGGCATTGACGCCCATGAACACGAGACGGCAGGCCGTCTGGCAGGACTTAAGGTGGCCGCGTATATCGGAGAGGCGGCGAGGGAGCTGACGCCGGACGAGATCGTCACCTATGAAACAAAGCCTTATCTGGAGCAGATCGCGGAGTATCCGGATCTCCCGAAGGTTGGGTATATCCATATGCTCCAGTCACAGGGACTGCTTCATGACACGTACTATTACGGAGTTGACGCGAAGAAATTTATTCCGACGTTTATGTATCCTACAGAGATCATGGACGGGGCGATCGTAAGCGGCAATTGTGTGGCGCCGTGCGACAAGGTGACAACGTTCCATCATCTGAACAACCCGGTCATTGAGGACCTGTACAAACAGCACGGGAAGGATCTGAACTTTATCGGTGTCATACTGACGAATGAAAATGTATTTCTGGCCGATAAGGAGCGGTGCTCTGATATGGTGGGCAAGCTCGTTGAATTCCTTGGGCTTGACGGCGTGATCATCACGGAGGAAGGATATGGCAATCCGGATACGGATCTGATGATGAACTGCAGGAAAGCAACCGCGGCGGGGGCGAAAGTAGTCCTCATAACCGATGAATTCCCCGGGCGCGACGGGAAGTCCCAGTCGCTTGCGGACGCGGTTCCTGAGGCTGACACCGTAGTATCATGCGGGCAGGGGAATCTTATCATTCATTTCCCGCCGATGGATAAAGTGATAGGCACGCTGGAATTTGTAGAGACGATGATCGGCGGTTACGAGGGAAGCCTGAAACCGGACGGAAGCATTGATGCGGAACTTCAGATCATCATAGCCTCCACGATAGCGAACGGCTATAATCACCTGGCTGCGCGCACTTACTAG
- the grdF gene encoding sarcosine reductase complex component B subunit beta, producing MSKIKIVHYINNFFAGAGGEEAAGMAPELREGAVGPGLALMQAFGEEYEIAATVVCGDNYFGEHLEEAKEEILRMIEPYGPDLFIAGPAFNAGRYGVACGTMALAAEERFGIPVLTGMYEENPGADMFRKDLIIVRTKNSAAGMRQAVPVMKAIAEKLVKGEELLGPSEEGYLERGIRVNYFHEKRGSERAVDLLVKKMNGEDCPTEYPMPVFDRVPPLPPVEDVSKIKIAVVTSGGIVPQGNPDHIESSSATKYGIYSIKGMDHMDKADFMTIHGGYDRAFVTEDPDLVVPLDVLREMEKEGGIGELADYFITTTGTGTSTGNAKGFGKDFVKKLLDDNIGAVILTSTUGTCTRCGATMVKEIERAGIPVVHIATVVPISLTIGANRIVPAVGIPYPLGDPNLGEEKSRKIRRELVERALGALMTPVEEQTVFEK from the coding sequence ATGTCAAAAATAAAGATCGTTCATTATATTAACAACTTTTTCGCCGGAGCCGGCGGGGAAGAGGCGGCAGGCATGGCCCCGGAACTCCGGGAAGGCGCGGTGGGACCCGGGCTTGCGCTCATGCAGGCGTTCGGCGAGGAGTATGAGATCGCTGCGACCGTTGTATGCGGCGACAATTATTTCGGCGAACATCTCGAGGAGGCGAAAGAAGAGATCCTCCGTATGATAGAGCCTTACGGACCTGACCTCTTTATCGCGGGACCTGCGTTTAACGCAGGCAGGTACGGAGTAGCCTGCGGCACGATGGCGCTGGCCGCGGAGGAAAGATTCGGTATCCCTGTATTGACAGGGATGTATGAGGAGAATCCGGGGGCCGATATGTTCCGGAAAGATCTGATCATCGTGAGGACGAAGAATTCCGCGGCGGGCATGCGCCAGGCTGTCCCGGTGATGAAAGCCATCGCAGAGAAGCTGGTAAAGGGAGAAGAACTGCTCGGACCGTCGGAGGAAGGGTATCTGGAACGGGGGATACGTGTCAATTATTTTCATGAAAAGCGGGGTTCCGAGAGAGCGGTCGATCTGCTTGTGAAGAAGATGAACGGGGAAGATTGTCCGACGGAATATCCGATGCCGGTGTTTGACCGTGTGCCGCCCCTGCCGCCGGTGGAGGATGTGAGCAAGATCAAGATCGCGGTCGTGACATCCGGGGGTATCGTGCCGCAGGGCAATCCGGATCATATCGAATCCTCCAGCGCCACAAAATACGGCATATACAGTATCAAGGGGATGGACCATATGGATAAGGCGGATTTTATGACGATCCACGGAGGGTATGACAGAGCGTTTGTCACGGAAGATCCGGATCTGGTAGTACCACTTGACGTGCTGCGCGAGATGGAGAAAGAGGGGGGTATCGGCGAACTGGCGGATTATTTTATCACGACGACGGGGACCGGGACATCGACAGGAAATGCAAAGGGATTCGGCAAAGACTTTGTGAAGAAGCTTCTGGATGACAATATCGGGGCTGTCATTCTGACTTCCACGTGAGGCACCTGCACACGTTGCGGCGCAACGATGGTAAAAGAGATCGAACGCGCGGGGATCCCTGTCGTACATATCGCTACCGTTGTTCCGATCTCACTGACGATCGGGGCAAACAGGATCGTACCTGCAGTCGGGATCCCATATCCGCTCGGAGACCCGAACCTTGGAGAAGAAAAGAGCAGAAAGATAAGGCGTGAACTCGTTGAACGGGCGCTCGGGGCGCTCATGACACCGGTGGAAGAACAGACGGTATTCGAGAAATAG